The Camelina sativa cultivar DH55 chromosome 16, Cs, whole genome shotgun sequence sequence TGTACGGAAGGCCGTGTAGAACGCCGTTGTGTTGGACCAAAGTTGGAGAGAGGACGAGTTTCAACCACAAGTTGATCGATGAGACAACAGAGAAGATCAAATTCATTCGCGAGAGCATGAGGAAAGCACAGGATCGCCAGAAGAAGTACGCAGACCGTAAAAGGCGAGAAGTAGAATTTGAAGTCGGGGACATGGTGTATTTGAATGTTGCACCGCAAAAAGGGAAGGATCGTTTTGGTAAAGTGGGAAAGCTTGCGGTAAGGTTTATCGGACCCTACCGGATCGAGAAAAGAGTTGGAGAAGTAGCCTACCGACTAGCTATGCCCGAGGTAATGCGATTGCATAAAGTCTTTCACGTTTCACAACTACGGAAGCATGTACCAGATCCTAGCATGATTGTGACTGAGCCTATCGAAGAATTGGAGCCAAATCTCACATATCCCGAAGGACCATTTGGAATAGGGCAAAGGAGAACTCGGAAGTTGAAAAACAGAAGCATCCCTCAAATCCAAGTATTTTGGGGAAAACAGAACCGTAAGGTCACTACTTGGGAAGATGAGGATAGAATTCGAGCCAAGTATCCTCAGTTGTTCGTCGAAGAAGATGAGGCAGGACCATCAGAACCTTATGGAATTCGGGACGAATTCTATtaagggggggagaatgtaatgaccctcaccaaggggtgaaattttaaaataaaaacccctgGTCCAAGGACGCGCAAGGGACACAAATGGAAGGCAAGGGAGGAGAGTAGAAGAATTACAAAAGTAATGTCCGAGGAATTCTGGACGAGTCAAGAGATGGCCAGTGGTACcctgtaccatgtaccatgtaccgtaccGGACGTACGTACGCGTCAGAATGTACCGGGCGAACGCTGAACGACCAAGGACGTACGAGGACGCGAATTCAAGGTGGGAAGGAGCCCACTAATGGAAGATTAATTTATTCAAGGTGGATGATTAATTTAATCTAATGGGAGTTAGTGGAAGAATTAAATAATTCAAGGTGGTTAGTGGAGTTTAGTGGGTGgattaaagaaatcaagaaaaactTAGTGGAATCAAGGTGTAAGCTCAATTTCTCTCCATGTGTTTATTCATGCTCTAATAGCGACTAAGGAGGAGAGAGCGCTCCACATGCATTGGCTGCCGCCACCGCCTAAATCCTCTATAAATAAGCCTccatctctctcattttcgcaCAAGTCATCAAGGGGGTAAGGAGAGaaaatttgagagagaaagtgagcgaaagagaagagaaagaagagagggttcgcgaggaagaaagaagagagttgccgccgaaagaagaagaagagaggagcaAGCTGAGACTATCGACAATCGGCCAAGGTTAAATCGATAAGGAAATCGATTCtaaccgaagaagaagatccgaGTGTGCCGCGAGAGAAGCAGCGTCGAAGGAGGCTGATCATCGACGGTttactgtgagttcaggcacatactTCGCCGGCTTAGATGGGGAATTAAAGACATCCATCTAGTGCGCGGTTTGCATGAAGCATTTAGTTGCATATACTTGAAATTTCTTtggtatttttcttgtttaaatgcatgcgcGAGAGGTTACACCGGTTACTAGATCGAAATGGTCTAGTGACAAGGGTGATAACTAGTTAAGATACTTGTAAAGttatgagcttaaaaaccatataaactcAAGTATTAAGTTCGATGAAGTCTTAAGGCGTCTTATtccgcgagaaattccggctaagCGTTGTAAGATTTGGTATTGCTATCCTTCCCATTCCGTACCACATAcagccgcgacatgcaacccatgttcgtgtgtgtgtagggttggttacgaagagctcggaagttactgggctcgctaccctggccgaggctgtctacacgacggtgtggcTTTGAGTGTTATCCGATCGCATGCCTTAGTGGTTGTGATTCGGAGAATCATGAGGGGTTAAGGGAAAAGGATGCATGCCGGGCCCAATAGAATAAAACTTGTTAAAACGGTTGTTTTAGTTCAAGTTaaattgttgcatgttgttgtttgttgtgcaTGTAGTTGCGATTGCTTGTAGAACAATCTTGCTTGGCTTATTAGCTTCCGCATGTTGTCTCTGACTGTTGGGTAGTATGCGCTTGCTTATCAAATATTGTTGCATATGCTTACATGTTATTCGTATATGTTCGCATGTTGTTATCTATGTTTGCAAGTTATTGTGTATGTTCGTATGTTATTGCTTATGCTTGCATGTTAGTTACTTATGCTTACATGTCCTTCGTATATGTTCGTATGTTGTTAATACGTTCGCAAGTCGTTGTGTGTTcgcatgttgttgttgttgttgttgttgttgttgttgggttttGGGATTGGGGTTTAATTctttgcaggaaccctgagctcactaagtaatcttagattacttacgATAAATATTTGTGTtgcaggtaaccctagagggaactagagggcgtggtgaacgataggactccggaatagattttattttgtgtctacTGTAAAACTCAAGTATGTTGTATGGCAACTCAAACTTTGGCGTTAGGCCTTGTGAACCTTTTGTGTACCGTTTGTAGTAAACCTTTTTTTAAGTATCAATGAATCGGACTTTTTTTAATCGTACGAGTTGTACTGATATAGACTCtgtccgagtcggctcaacaCACAGTGTGTCcgtagggttgcaaagccttaaggACGTGTCATGTGTCCGTAGGGAACCTCACCAAAAGACCGGCCGAAGGGCTTGATTTGTTCTCGTACCCGGCTGGACCATTGGCGAATGTTTCCAAAGTAGCGCCTCGGGGCTGTGCTAGGGCCTTGGTGGTCATAGTacggtttgggggcgttacaTTCACGGTCTGGCTTTTTGTTCTAAATCGCAATCCAACCTCCAATAGACTGGTGAGATGGGGTTATGATGTTGAGAAAACTTGTCTTCTCTGTGGCGAAGATGAAGAATCAAGGGACCATCTCTTTTTCCAATGCTCATTCTCGGCTACCATATGGAGACGTATTGTAGCTCTCCTTACGCCTTTAGCTGCTCCTCTGCATTGGGATTTAATCATTAACTGGTTAAAACCAGTTTCAGTCAACAAGGACATCTCTCTTGCCCTTCTCCAAGCTTGGCAAGCGTGTATTTATGAAGTGTGGAGAGAGAGGAACCGAAGATTTCATCAAGGTCTAACTCTTCCTCCTCACTCTGTTTTTCGAAAGGTGCTGAATGTTTGTACAAGCAGAGCTCATAGTCTGGTTCTCTACAACCCAGACTGTACTTCACTTCTCCAATGTTGGGTTAGGTACTAGTGAGATTCACCAACTGGGAAATGGgtatcttttattctcttctcttctcttcttctttcccgtctgtaatcttctgtttctgtttAGGCTAGCCTTCCCTCTCTTTCTGTATCTTATTACTAGAATGGTTATGTAGGCTCCTTTGTAATCGATTTataattgaagaaaatccttttaacaaaaaaaaaaaaagtaacggAGACTACTACAATAGTCAAGAAAGAGTATTTCTCAAGTGTAATAAACTATCGTTAACTCACTGATTGAGCCCATTAGCCCATCCTTCTGTATTGGACATTCATCAGCGGAACTGATATTGGGGCTCTACAGCTCTACTACTAAGTATTAACATACACAAATTCTCCTTTCGAAAATtttacactattttttttttgtttccagtcAGCAAGAATTcaaaaatagacatagacctttGACCCTTCCACAAGACTTCActtttataaaacttacaacCACTGATAGTATATCCTATGTTCGACGAGTTTTTCCGGTATAGTTTAGAGGTGAAGAGTATAAATGGTTCTGGTTAGGTTTGTGTTTGAACTGCATATTTTATTTaagtgaaaaacaaattattcttCTTCAAGTTAAAAACAAAGTGACAAATGacgattaaaagaaaaaactcataCCCTAatatattttcgattttttcttatttacactTCTGGTATGAGACATTCTagtaaaaaaagtaacaatGTATGCATAACTGGTAtagttttagccttttaggcTAATATGTACCCTACAACAATTCACTATATAATatgcaataaaataaaatgacatcaaacatcaaacaaaatgcgTACTGTTACTATAGTAATATAACTGTGTTTGGTTCATGAATGTGACACACACCCCGAGAAAAACGGcaaattatattgaaaaagtCTTATCAGATATGAAAAGCATATCAGATCAGATGCACTTAACCTTAACCCAATAGCCCATTCTATGACACCCAATTAAATTCCATATAACTAccttaagcttgaagattgaaGTAGTCTTCGACTTCTGAATCCGATTGAAGTCTTTGACCAAAACAACACAGAGACCTACTTGTTGTTtcattgcatcatcatcatccatattatctttaacaacaaaacataacaaaaacgACAAGTCGTTTCTTTTCTCCCTTTCcccaaaaagggaaaaaaaaaaaaaatactgtacACAAAAACTAATTCAATCTTTAAAATTCACCAGAGAGTCTGATCAATGTATCTAATTAGCCTATCTCTCAATTTTTTCAcattaatcatcatcatcattagatctttttatctttatatagtatataaattaattaaaacattatcttcttcatcaagccACTCCCATTATACTATCTCCATTACTCGACATTGCCTCGAACCCCGAAGCACGTGATCCCCCACGTGCCTTCTGTTCATTGgacgatgaagaggaagacGTCGACGAAAGATTCAACGACAGCGGAAACATCTTCTCCGTAGTTGTCGCTGGAGCTTTCTTGCTAAGGTTAAGACCAGCCATTCTCCTCGACGGTGGAATCGGAATcggaaccggaaccggaaccgAACGGTTTAGTTTAGATCCTAGATGTATCCCTTCAAGTGGTGTTTGCATTTGACTCTCTTCTTGTATAGATTCTATAAACTGATGACAACAGAACCGTTTGTgtcatttcatatttttttttttttattcaagattttgataactaatagttttttttattaccgAGTCAGGAGTGATATCGAAGAGGCTAGATCTACGACGGCGACGATTCTGATTTGTTCGCCGGAGAAAGTATTTCTGAGCATGACTCGCTACCTGAGTCGGAGTTCGAGTTTTCACGAAGTTTCTTGAGATCCCTCTCCAGTCACCTTTTCCAACTTTATGCAGTCCCGTGAGGAACAATCTATGTTCATCCTCTGTCCATGGAGTTCctaaaaatttcaagaaaatggggaaaaaacaaagtaaaaaaaaactttataaaatttcaagaaagtaaaaaaagaaaaaacgagaAAAAGTTAACCTCGTTTGCGTTCACGGTTTCTACTACCGGAAGCATGAACGACGTCGTCTGAAGCGTAACCACCACCGTCTTCAACAGGGCCGTTAGAATCGAGAGTTTGATCGAGTTGAATGAGATTGTTCATACTGACAGTTTTTCTAACAGAACGTGACGGAGCTTCCGTGACGCGGACGCCGAATAGCATGATGCCTTTCTCTCCGGCACcgccgttgttgttgttgttgttgtcgccGGTGGTGGTTATTTCTGTGGGACAAGTGCGGGAGTTGTGGCCGTTGTTTCCACACTGTGAGCAACTACGAGACATCGAAGCTGCTCGCGAAGAGAGCAAAACACTACTTGATCGGAGATATAGAGACAGAGAGATATTTTTTGgggatgagaaaaaaaaagtaaagagaaagagaaggaaagagaggTTTAGGTTTGGTATAAATAGGAATGATTCCACTTTTAATGTTGTGTTGAAGAGCCCTTCACCACAAAAAACCTTTTGACTCTTGTGTGTTTTATCTCAAATGACTTGTTTGTccaa is a genomic window containing:
- the LOC104750853 gene encoding transcription factor MYB1R1, which produces MSRSCSQCGNNGHNSRTCPTEITTTGDNNNNNNGGAGEKGIMLFGVRVTEAPSRSVRKTVSMNNLIQLDQTLDSNGPVEDGGGYASDDVVHASGSRNRERKRGTPWTEDEHRLFLTGLHKVGKGDWRGISRNFVKTRTPTQVASHAQKYFLRRTNQNRRRRRSSLFDITPDSFIESIQEESQMQTPLEGIHLGSKLNRSVPVPVPIPIPPSRRMAGLNLSKKAPATTTEKMFPLSLNLSSTSSSSSSNEQKARGGSRASGFEAMSSNGDSIMGVA